In one window of Ferrovum sp. PN-J185 DNA:
- the lexA gene encoding transcriptional repressor LexA, producing the protein MNKQLTVRQKQIYDWIYQYLENSGVPPTRAELSHAMGFKSPNAAEDHLKALSRKGVIELIPGSSRGIRIKEINLGIPLVGRVAAGYPILAVENIEHHYRIDPSMFTPKADYLLRVSGMSMKNIGILDQDLLAVKQTTNVKNGDIVVARLDDEVTVKRFKQNNNIVELIPENEDFKIIQVDLKKQPLSIEGLAVGIIRQGQF; encoded by the coding sequence ATGAATAAGCAACTTACTGTTCGTCAAAAACAAATATATGATTGGATATATCAATATCTTGAAAACTCAGGTGTTCCTCCGACACGTGCTGAATTATCTCATGCTATGGGTTTTAAATCACCCAACGCAGCTGAAGATCACCTTAAAGCTTTATCGAGAAAAGGGGTCATAGAGCTTATTCCAGGTTCTTCTAGAGGAATACGTATAAAAGAGATTAATTTAGGAATTCCTCTTGTAGGTAGAGTGGCAGCTGGTTACCCCATACTTGCAGTAGAAAATATTGAGCATCATTACCGAATAGATCCCTCCATGTTTACCCCAAAAGCTGACTATTTGCTTAGAGTTAGTGGAATGAGTATGAAGAACATTGGTATTTTAGATCAAGATCTATTAGCAGTTAAACAAACGACTAATGTTAAAAATGGAGATATTGTAGTTGCTCGTTTAGATGATGAAGTTACAGTAAAACGCTTTAAACAAAATAATAATATTGTTGAACTGATTCCTGAAAATGAGGATTTTAAGATTATTCAAGTAGATTTAAAAAAACAGCCATTAAGTATTGAAGGATTGGCTGTAGGAATTATTAGACAAGGTCAATTTTAA
- a CDS encoding HAD-IA family hydrolase has protein sequence MKNIKLIVFDWDGTLLDSTYLIASSIQQTCKDLSLPIPTDEQAKFVIGMGLMESINHIVPDLSKHQLPNFIEIFRSHYLPNESKLTLFSGVRELLDQLNLNNKILAVATGKPRQGLDRSIKHNQLEGVFAISRCADESRAKPHPEMLEYLMDRVGVYPHETLMIGDTTHDLAMARHAKTHAVAVSYGAHSELLLNTEPHLFMAKSIKDLSLWFNDYY, from the coding sequence ATGAAGAATATTAAACTTATAGTTTTCGATTGGGATGGAACCCTATTGGATTCAACGTATTTAATTGCCTCAAGCATACAACAAACTTGTAAGGATCTATCATTACCTATACCAACTGACGAGCAGGCTAAATTTGTTATAGGTATGGGATTAATGGAGTCGATTAATCATATCGTCCCTGATCTTAGTAAGCATCAATTACCTAACTTTATAGAGATTTTCCGCTCTCATTATCTACCAAACGAATCCAAACTAACCTTGTTTTCAGGTGTTAGGGAGTTATTAGATCAACTCAATCTAAATAATAAAATTCTTGCAGTAGCCACGGGTAAACCAAGGCAAGGTTTAGATAGGTCAATAAAACACAACCAACTTGAAGGAGTGTTTGCTATCTCCAGATGCGCCGATGAGTCTCGTGCCAAACCTCATCCAGAAATGCTTGAGTATCTCATGGATAGAGTGGGGGTTTATCCCCATGAAACACTCATGATTGGTGACACTACCCATGATTTAGCAATGGCTCGCCATGCAAAAACCCATGCTGTAGCCGTGTCCTATGGTGCTCACTCAGAGCTACTGCTTAACACAGAACCTCATCTTTTTATGGCAAAATCCATAAAAGACTTATCCCTTTGGTTTAATGACTATTATTAG
- the ygiD gene encoding 4,5-DOPA dioxygenase extradiol translates to MKNNVYFFGHGNPIFALQPNRYTQSWQKAVSDNPRPDSIVCISAHWMTPHLSVTSMENPKTIHDFSGFPKELYEINYPVKGNPLLAQQIVDILKQDHCVKDYDWGIDHGSWSVLKYIYPDASIPTIQISLNRGQGLLFHYELGKKLSVLRDQNILIVASGNTVHNLYEANWRDNTNPDPRALEFDKLLKEKLFNRDKNSFVNLLADYPNLSKWAHPSIEHLLPLCVAFGASDEKDKLSIVCEGIDMSSISMTSLAWKV, encoded by the coding sequence TTGAAAAATAATGTGTATTTTTTTGGTCATGGAAATCCCATTTTTGCACTTCAACCAAATAGGTATACTCAATCATGGCAAAAGGCTGTCTCTGATAACCCTAGACCTGATTCAATTGTATGTATTTCTGCCCATTGGATGACACCCCATCTGTCTGTTACTTCCATGGAAAACCCAAAAACTATTCATGATTTTTCTGGATTCCCTAAAGAATTGTATGAAATTAATTATCCTGTAAAAGGAAACCCACTATTAGCGCAACAAATTGTAGATATTTTAAAGCAAGACCATTGTGTAAAAGACTATGATTGGGGTATCGATCATGGAAGTTGGTCAGTTTTAAAATATATTTATCCAGACGCGTCAATTCCTACGATTCAAATTTCATTGAATAGAGGTCAAGGCTTACTATTTCATTATGAATTAGGTAAAAAACTGTCTGTATTAAGAGATCAGAATATATTAATAGTTGCTAGTGGGAATACTGTACATAACCTTTATGAGGCAAATTGGCGTGACAATACCAATCCTGATCCACGTGCTTTAGAATTTGATAAATTATTAAAAGAGAAACTATTTAATCGAGATAAAAATAGTTTTGTGAATCTATTAGCTGATTACCCTAATCTTAGTAAATGGGCTCATCCTTCTATAGAACATCTTCTTCCATTATGCGTTGCTTTTGGCGCTAGTGATGAAAAGGATAAGCTATCGATAGTCTGTGAAGGTATAGACATGTCAAGTATAAGTATGACTAGCTTAGCTTGGAAAGTTTAG
- a CDS encoding Rne/Rng family ribonuclease, with translation MKRMLFNATHSEELRVAIVDGQKLIDLDIEHAGREQRKSNIYKAVITRIEPSLEAVFVDYGAERHGFLPFKEIARSYLQNEDGDFSRSKIASSLKEGQELIVQVDKDERGNKGAALTSYISLAGRYLVLMPNNPKGGGVSRRVEGDERAELKDVLNQLDIPAGMSLIARTAGIGRSVEELQWDLNYLLHLWTAIESASNSQKGAFLIYQEGSLVIRAIRDLFQPDIGEILIDTESIYEQAKQFMGHVMPSNVNKVKLYKDDVPLFSRFQIEHQIETAYRRDVNLPSGGAIVIDHTEALVSIDVNSARSTRGGDIETTAFNTNLEAADEIARQLRLRDLGGLIVIDFIDMENTRNQREVENRLREALRYDRARVQTGKISRFGLLELSRQRLQPSLGESSHTTCPRCHGTGFIRDTESSALHILRILQEEAMKDNTAIIRAQVPVDVATFLLNEKRADVYSIESRLKVHVVLIPNTHLETPNYNVVRIRHDEANQMDLSEPSYQLAEAPEPEQDSKLNTQASNKGIRTEAAVKGVTPTQPAPAETKVEPKNNEEKKSSFFATIISWFKKDKIEEPTEPVRKFSKDRQGEYRQNDRRRRNNRNKSNYDRNAVKEDGEIKDNTNKPRRPTQQAENAPALNKHQPNSRRRPTQVEDEVISSVVEIKQTEVENNTTDVKENTTAKPRRNRRGNRRDRQGNNRRFNGAIAPMFDRGEEQEAISLDAQNEISHVNESILVNEIEQLPNDSLVSAVNTPTISSEKLDVDSKEKVNSDINNGQLNEPVIKETHIIESIDKNNLDLNVGTRSFSISPESGLILVETKPNTAIDVTTISTTEIRRPIRKPKPINNDSMDKNITLIQVETIK, from the coding sequence ATGAAAAGAATGTTATTTAACGCTACCCATTCGGAAGAATTGAGGGTAGCAATTGTTGATGGTCAAAAACTGATCGATTTAGATATCGAACATGCTGGAAGAGAACAGCGCAAAAGTAATATCTATAAAGCAGTTATCACACGAATCGAGCCTTCCTTAGAAGCTGTATTTGTTGACTATGGTGCGGAACGCCATGGTTTTTTACCTTTCAAAGAAATTGCTCGTAGCTACTTACAAAATGAAGACGGTGATTTTTCAAGAAGTAAAATTGCTTCTTCACTTAAAGAAGGTCAAGAGTTAATAGTTCAAGTTGATAAAGATGAGCGTGGTAATAAAGGAGCTGCGCTAACATCTTATATTAGTCTTGCCGGACGTTACCTTGTATTAATGCCTAATAATCCCAAAGGTGGTGGGGTTTCAAGACGCGTTGAAGGTGATGAAAGAGCCGAGTTGAAGGATGTATTAAATCAATTAGACATCCCAGCGGGTATGTCATTAATTGCAAGAACTGCGGGTATTGGTAGATCTGTTGAAGAATTACAATGGGATTTGAACTACTTACTCCATTTATGGACTGCAATTGAGTCTGCTTCTAATTCGCAAAAGGGTGCTTTTTTGATTTATCAAGAGGGCAGTCTTGTAATCAGAGCCATAAGAGATCTTTTCCAGCCGGATATTGGCGAAATTTTGATAGATACTGAAAGTATTTATGAACAGGCTAAGCAGTTTATGGGGCATGTCATGCCCTCCAACGTAAATAAGGTCAAACTCTACAAAGATGATGTCCCTTTATTTTCAAGATTTCAAATAGAACATCAAATTGAAACTGCATATCGACGTGATGTAAATCTTCCTTCTGGAGGTGCTATTGTCATTGATCACACTGAAGCATTAGTTTCGATTGATGTTAACTCTGCCCGTTCAACTCGAGGTGGAGATATAGAGACCACTGCTTTTAATACAAATTTAGAAGCAGCTGATGAAATTGCAAGGCAGTTAAGATTACGAGATTTGGGCGGCTTAATTGTTATTGACTTCATTGATATGGAGAATACCCGTAATCAACGAGAAGTTGAAAACCGCCTCAGAGAAGCATTACGTTATGATCGTGCAAGAGTACAAACAGGTAAAATTTCACGTTTCGGGCTGTTGGAACTGTCAAGACAAAGGCTGCAACCGTCACTGGGTGAAAGTAGTCACACAACGTGTCCAAGATGTCATGGTACTGGCTTCATAAGAGATACGGAATCTTCTGCCTTGCACATTCTCCGTATCCTTCAAGAAGAAGCGATGAAGGATAATACTGCTATTATTCGCGCTCAAGTTCCAGTTGATGTTGCAACCTTTCTTTTAAATGAGAAACGTGCGGACGTGTACTCCATTGAATCCAGATTAAAAGTACATGTTGTTTTAATTCCAAATACACATTTAGAAACACCAAATTACAATGTGGTTAGAATTAGGCATGATGAAGCAAATCAAATGGATTTATCGGAACCAAGCTATCAGTTGGCAGAGGCTCCAGAGCCAGAACAAGATTCAAAACTAAACACACAAGCTAGTAACAAGGGTATTAGAACTGAGGCTGCTGTAAAAGGTGTGACACCAACACAACCTGCTCCCGCAGAAACAAAAGTGGAACCTAAAAATAACGAGGAGAAGAAAAGTTCATTCTTTGCAACAATCATTAGTTGGTTCAAAAAAGATAAAATTGAAGAACCTACCGAGCCAGTTAGAAAATTTTCAAAAGATAGACAGGGTGAATACCGTCAGAATGATCGACGTAGAAGAAATAATCGTAATAAATCAAATTATGATCGTAATGCTGTTAAAGAAGACGGAGAGATAAAAGACAATACAAACAAACCTCGTCGACCTACTCAGCAAGCAGAAAATGCGCCCGCTTTAAATAAACATCAACCCAACAGTAGAAGACGTCCAACACAAGTTGAGGATGAAGTGATTAGTTCAGTTGTGGAAATAAAACAAACTGAGGTTGAGAACAATACAACAGATGTAAAAGAAAATACAACTGCTAAACCAAGAAGAAATAGAAGAGGAAATAGAAGAGATAGACAGGGTAATAACAGGCGTTTTAATGGCGCGATTGCCCCTATGTTTGACCGTGGCGAAGAACAGGAGGCTATATCATTAGATGCTCAAAATGAGATTAGTCACGTAAATGAGTCGATATTGGTTAATGAAATAGAACAGCTCCCAAACGATTCTTTAGTTTCAGCAGTTAATACACCTACTATTTCTTCTGAAAAGTTAGATGTTGATTCTAAAGAGAAAGTAAATAGTGATATTAATAATGGTCAACTGAATGAACCTGTAATTAAAGAAACGCATATTATAGAATCTATTGATAAAAACAATTTAGATTTAAATGTGGGGACTAGGTCTTTTTCTATTAGTCCAGAATCAGGGCTTATATTAGTTGAGACCAAACCCAATACAGCAATAGATGTAACAACTATATCAACAACTGAAATACGTCGACCAATTAGGAAACCTAAACCAATAAATAATGATTCAATGGATAAAAACATCACTTTAATCCAAGTTGAAACAATAAAATAA
- a CDS encoding DUF1178 family protein, whose translation MIVYDLSCPFTHHFEGWYESSETFEKLKEQGLIECPICHSKEIKRLPSAPFISTSPSKVTSTSSSSLSESSQHTLNNIAAKGDFMEILRQQIVQLINTNTEDVGSLFAETAKKIHYQEIPEKNIRGIATVDELQELQEEGIEILIIGNTDSSEIQH comes from the coding sequence ATGATTGTTTATGACTTAAGTTGTCCTTTTACCCATCATTTTGAAGGATGGTATGAGTCTTCTGAAACATTTGAAAAACTCAAAGAGCAGGGCTTAATTGAGTGTCCAATATGTCACTCAAAAGAAATTAAGAGATTGCCATCGGCACCGTTTATTTCAACCTCACCCAGTAAAGTTACATCCACTTCTTCTAGCTCATTATCAGAATCCTCCCAACATACTTTAAATAATATCGCTGCCAAGGGAGATTTCATGGAAATATTGAGACAACAAATAGTTCAGTTAATTAATACAAACACTGAGGATGTTGGGTCTCTTTTTGCTGAAACTGCGAAAAAAATACATTACCAAGAAATCCCAGAAAAAAATATTAGAGGGATTGCTACAGTAGATGAGCTTCAAGAATTACAAGAAGAAGGAATAGAAATATTAATCATAGGCAATACAGATTCTTCTGAAATTCAACACTAA
- a CDS encoding RluA family pseudouridine synthase: MHALSKKSVEIKIADESVEGQRVDNFLLNYLKGVPKSHIYRIIRSGEVRVNSKRVNQTYRLELNDQVRIPPISSKEKTVNKHNIKTNISSKISIVYEDEFTLVVDKPSGLAVHGGSGISMGLIESLRIDKPDYKFLELVHRLDRDTSGLLIIAKKRSFLTKMHEIIRAGKITKKYITFVKGFTKNQQTIKLALLKTENSHGERQVKVNKDGQQAITKIETISHYNEGSLLKVNLITGRTHQIRVHLSHIGHPLAGDDKYGDFSWNREMHQRFSLKRLFLHAALLEFIHPITNEKVTLDAPLPKELTQFLQQLTVLS; encoded by the coding sequence ATGCACGCCTTAAGCAAAAAATCGGTAGAAATCAAAATAGCTGACGAGTCAGTAGAGGGTCAGAGGGTAGATAATTTTTTGTTAAATTATCTAAAAGGCGTTCCCAAAAGTCATATCTACAGAATTATTAGAAGCGGTGAGGTACGCGTAAACTCAAAAAGAGTTAACCAAACTTATCGTCTTGAATTGAATGATCAAGTTCGTATTCCACCTATATCATCAAAAGAAAAAACAGTTAATAAACATAATATTAAAACTAATATCTCATCTAAAATATCAATAGTATATGAGGACGAATTTACTTTAGTTGTGGATAAGCCCTCAGGTCTTGCCGTACATGGTGGTAGTGGTATTAGTATGGGATTAATAGAGTCATTACGTATAGATAAACCTGACTATAAATTCTTAGAGTTAGTGCACCGCCTAGATAGAGATACCTCAGGTTTATTAATAATAGCTAAAAAACGATCTTTTTTAACAAAGATGCATGAGATTATTCGCGCAGGAAAAATAACAAAAAAGTATATAACTTTTGTAAAAGGCTTCACAAAAAACCAACAAACTATAAAGTTAGCACTTCTTAAAACTGAAAATAGCCATGGCGAGCGACAAGTTAAGGTTAACAAAGATGGGCAGCAAGCTATTACTAAGATTGAAACTATTTCGCATTATAATGAGGGTAGTTTATTAAAAGTTAATCTTATAACCGGTAGAACTCACCAAATACGTGTTCACTTATCTCACATTGGCCATCCGTTAGCAGGGGATGATAAATATGGTGATTTCTCATGGAATAGAGAAATGCATCAACGTTTTTCTTTAAAACGTTTATTTCTTCATGCGGCTTTACTGGAGTTTATTCACCCTATTACCAATGAAAAAGTAACACTTGATGCACCACTGCCAAAAGAATTAACTCAATTTTTACAGCAACTTACCGTATTATCTTAA
- a CDS encoding dienelactone hydrolase family protein: protein MKGQWLDISQDGQSKFTGYLSLPPTGKGPGILLIQEIFGVNEHIQQVADQYAMDGYVVFAPDVFWRQEEKIQLGYDEVGFKKGLELLGNCDMDLAKMDLVKAAEVLRKRPEVTAKIASVGYCMGGLLSFLVGCEHAVDASVCYYPGGIDQKMDLADKVKIPLFIHFAEKDHYIDENAVKTVSKAFSTKADAWVLTYPNVDHGFNCWARGMYNQQAASLARGRTLEFLSIYLNK from the coding sequence ATGAAAGGGCAATGGCTTGATATTTCTCAAGATGGTCAATCAAAATTCACAGGTTATTTAAGTTTACCTCCAACTGGTAAAGGGCCTGGAATTCTTCTTATACAGGAAATTTTTGGAGTTAATGAACATATACAGCAAGTAGCTGACCAATATGCTATGGATGGGTATGTGGTCTTTGCGCCAGATGTATTTTGGCGCCAAGAAGAAAAAATCCAATTAGGCTACGATGAGGTTGGTTTCAAAAAAGGTCTAGAACTGTTGGGCAACTGCGATATGGATCTAGCAAAAATGGATTTAGTTAAAGCCGCTGAAGTACTTCGTAAACGTCCAGAGGTTACTGCCAAAATTGCATCTGTAGGTTATTGTATGGGTGGGTTGCTGTCCTTTTTAGTAGGTTGTGAACACGCAGTTGATGCTTCTGTTTGTTACTATCCAGGCGGTATCGATCAGAAAATGGATTTGGCGGATAAAGTTAAAATCCCTCTATTTATACATTTCGCCGAAAAAGATCATTATATTGATGAAAATGCAGTTAAAACTGTAAGCAAAGCTTTTTCGACAAAAGCTGATGCTTGGGTTTTAACTTATCCTAATGTAGATCACGGATTTAATTGCTGGGCTAGAGGTATGTATAACCAGCAAGCAGCCTCTTTGGCTCGTGGTAGAACATTAGAGTTTTTATCTATTTATTTAAATAAATAG
- a CDS encoding efflux RND transporter periplasmic adaptor subunit, with protein sequence MVNHFLIRLFNRLFKASKPILIIASIFLVLIVVGLVNRFGLLHAAPRPKVAPSPSVLVAAAKEENPQQEMVLPGTLQPLRETTIYSQSTGYVTNWLVDIGAKVKEGDLLAIVDSPDVDQQLAHAKATLAAAKANLQIATTTYNRYFQLLDKQYVSKQLVDEQLATKLAREAEVSADLADVKRLEELQAFERVRAPFSGIITFRNVEKGQLVSPVTSNSNGWLFKLSATDPLRLFITVPQNQASFIHDGADVKISLPEQPNKSFIGKIVRNAGALDEASKTLLTEIQVPNANHELPTGGYVEAHIEVHIDHPALLVSSSALIVNAKGQQLAVVDKSQHIHLIPVKVGNDFGTQLEIVSGIHQGDLVVQNPSDSVFDGASVIPVMANNSH encoded by the coding sequence ATGGTTAATCATTTCTTAATTCGTTTATTTAATCGTCTTTTTAAAGCCAGTAAACCGATTTTAATAATTGCTAGTATTTTTCTAGTATTGATTGTTGTTGGTTTAGTCAATCGATTTGGTTTGTTGCATGCCGCCCCAAGACCTAAAGTGGCTCCTTCCCCCTCTGTGCTTGTGGCTGCTGCTAAGGAAGAAAATCCTCAGCAAGAAATGGTGTTACCAGGTACGCTGCAACCCTTAAGAGAAACAACAATTTATTCACAATCAACAGGTTATGTGACTAATTGGTTGGTAGATATTGGTGCTAAGGTAAAAGAAGGAGATTTGTTAGCCATCGTCGATAGTCCAGATGTTGATCAACAATTAGCCCATGCTAAAGCCACATTAGCCGCAGCCAAAGCCAACTTACAAATTGCTACAACTACATATAATCGTTACTTTCAACTGCTGGATAAGCAATATGTATCAAAACAACTGGTTGACGAACAACTTGCTACAAAATTAGCCAGGGAGGCGGAGGTTAGTGCTGATCTAGCTGATGTCAAACGTTTGGAAGAGTTACAAGCATTTGAAAGAGTGCGTGCGCCATTTTCTGGAATAATTACATTCAGAAATGTGGAAAAAGGACAGCTGGTTTCTCCGGTGACTTCAAATAGTAATGGCTGGCTGTTTAAACTATCGGCTACTGATCCTTTAAGGCTTTTTATAACCGTACCGCAAAACCAAGCATCATTTATCCACGATGGTGCTGATGTCAAAATTAGCTTGCCTGAGCAACCTAATAAGAGTTTTATAGGAAAAATTGTACGCAATGCTGGCGCTCTTGATGAAGCATCCAAAACCTTGCTTACAGAAATTCAAGTACCTAACGCAAATCATGAGTTACCTACAGGAGGATATGTTGAAGCGCATATCGAGGTACATATAGATCATCCTGCCCTGTTAGTGAGTTCCAGTGCTTTAATAGTTAACGCTAAAGGTCAACAGTTGGCAGTTGTAGATAAGTCTCAACATATTCATTTGATACCAGTTAAAGTGGGGAATGACTTTGGCACCCAACTTGAAATCGTATCTGGCATACATCAGGGAGACTTAGTAGTACAAAATCCATCGGATTCAGTTTTTGATGGTGCGAGTGTCATACCCGTAATGGCTAATAATAGTCATTAA
- a CDS encoding MgtC/SapB family protein, translating to MLDLFFSQITNQLWFKFVFTLFFAFLVGLETRGFWLNKSSHIKMGSTRTYTLLSSLGFILYSLDHSYKLFILGMIFINSVVFLFYKQKLEFHQFGILQLIIPMLVYTFGPLSINTPLWFFILVFVTIIFTIGAKPVSIQILKKMDQDELILFSKFLLLSAVILPLLPKNTISTYLPSSPFHIWMAVVVISSISYLGYLLRRYFLLGSGTFITGLLGGVYSSTAATVVLARQSKQFSSSNSAIQAAIVAATSMMYLRLMVLVGILSANLLKILAIPLIVFFIVTLLIAFFLNKNNEPSVNSENEKDKNPLEFATAIVFAGLFILMLFLTEVITEKFGALGLKILAFATGFTDIDPFILSLLNGAYPNLSEHLISGAFLIAAGSNGLLKAIYAGIIGDWKKNRVSIAVLLISGLLSIIWGAILE from the coding sequence ATGCTTGATTTGTTTTTTAGTCAAATTACTAATCAACTGTGGTTCAAGTTTGTTTTTACACTTTTCTTTGCTTTTCTAGTAGGCCTAGAAACCAGAGGGTTCTGGTTAAATAAATCTAGTCATATTAAGATGGGTTCAACGAGAACCTATACCCTTCTCTCTTCCCTAGGTTTTATTCTTTATTCGTTAGATCATAGTTATAAGCTTTTTATACTAGGAATGATTTTTATAAATTCTGTTGTGTTTTTGTTTTATAAACAAAAATTAGAGTTTCATCAGTTTGGCATACTGCAACTAATTATCCCTATGCTAGTTTATACTTTTGGGCCTTTAAGCATTAATACTCCTCTGTGGTTTTTTATTTTAGTCTTCGTAACAATAATATTTACCATTGGTGCCAAACCAGTTTCAATACAAATATTAAAAAAGATGGATCAAGATGAATTGATTCTATTTTCTAAATTTCTATTACTCTCTGCAGTAATACTGCCTCTATTACCAAAAAACACCATCAGTACCTATCTACCTTCATCCCCCTTTCATATATGGATGGCTGTCGTTGTTATTTCATCAATATCATATTTAGGATACTTATTAAGACGTTATTTTTTATTAGGTAGTGGTACATTTATTACTGGGTTACTTGGTGGAGTATATTCAAGTACGGCCGCTACAGTAGTCTTAGCTCGACAATCTAAACAGTTTTCTTCTAGTAATTCTGCGATACAAGCAGCGATTGTGGCAGCCACATCAATGATGTATTTAAGATTAATGGTTTTAGTAGGTATATTAAGTGCCAATTTACTTAAGATATTAGCGATTCCGTTGATTGTTTTTTTTATTGTCACACTTTTGATTGCCTTTTTTTTGAATAAAAATAATGAGCCTTCTGTTAATAGTGAAAACGAAAAAGATAAAAATCCACTAGAGTTTGCTACTGCTATTGTTTTTGCTGGTTTGTTTATCCTCATGTTATTTTTGACTGAGGTTATTACAGAGAAATTTGGAGCACTTGGTCTAAAAATCCTTGCATTTGCAACCGGATTTACAGATATTGATCCTTTTATATTATCTTTACTCAATGGTGCATATCCCAATTTATCTGAACATCTAATTTCAGGAGCATTTTTAATTGCAGCTGGAAGTAATGGTTTGTTGAAAGCGATTTATGCTGGAATTATAGGTGATTGGAAAAAAAACAGAGTTTCAATTGCGGTTTTGTTAATTAGTGGTCTACTAAGTATAATTTGGGGAGCAATTTTAGAATAG